Proteins encoded together in one Impatiens glandulifera chromosome 1, dImpGla2.1, whole genome shotgun sequence window:
- the LOC124928068 gene encoding L-type lectin-domain containing receptor kinase VII.1-like: MEDPLKPPVLLFLLLSILQILLFLQPIIAIDFVFNGFHPSNLSLYGIASTESNILTLTNHTRFSMGRALYPFKIRTKQVNSSSFVLPFYTSFIFAMGPFKGVLPGHGLVFLLVPFSGMKKANPAQNLGFLNRSVNGNPDTHIFGVEFDVFKNEEFMDIDDNHVGVDVNSLTSIKSHTAGYFTDDGNGDLKKLSLNNGRNYQVWIDFADSELNVTMAIAGEKRPNRPLISIPLNLSNVVEDEMYVGFTAATGQLVQSHNILAWSFSNSNFSLYKELITTGLPSFVIPKDPIYKTKGFIAGMTVSLFIFIVLVSVLALFVIKRKRRIAKEKDEMEEWELEYWPHKISYHEIFSGTKGFSEKNEIGMGGNGKVYKGVILGGIEVAVKQIFPNENNEGMREFLSEIASLGRLKHRNLVGLRGWCKREKGSLILVYDYMENGSLEKKIFDSTTSFLGYEDRIRVLKDVAHGVLYLHEGWEVKVLHRDIKSSNVLLDKEMKGRLGDFGLARMQANGEVSNTTRVVGTIGYLAPEIVRSGRASTKTDVFSFGVLILEVLCGRRPTEEGKQPLVEWILEIMARRDVWNAFDERIRDAVEFNKEEAERVMGLGLMCVNQDPSLRPTMRQVVKVLDDPMDESETEGSDVIGGIGMGLRISVLGDRGSSRSGSSQHPTFEEIREAMSISMSLTLSDVNVDPR, from the coding sequence ATGGAGGATCCCCTGAAACCACCTgttcttctctttcttcttctctctatACTTCAAATTCTACTCTTTCTCCAACCCATAATCGCCATAGATTTCGTCTTCAACGGTTTTCATCCCTCCAACCTCTCACTTTACGGCATCGCCTCCACTGAATCCAACATCCTCACCTTAACAAATCACACAAGATTCTCAATGGGTCGTGCCCTTTACCCATTCAAGATTCGCACCAAACAAGTTAACTCATCTTcttttgttcttcccttttataCTTCCTTCATCTTTGCAATGGGTCCTTTCAAAGGAGTTCTTCCAGGGCACGGCCTTGTTTTCCTGTTAGTCCCCTTTTCAGGAATGAAAAAAGCAAACCCGGCTCAGAATTTAGGGTTTCTTAATCGGTCAGTTAATGGAAACCCTGATACTCATatatttggtgttgaatttgatGTGTTTAAGAACGAGGAGTTTATGGATATAGATGATAATCATGTGGGTGTTGATGTTAATTCGTTGACTTCAATTAAATCTCATACAGCTGGTTATTTTACAGATGATGGAAATGGTGATTTAAAGAAGTTATCATTGAATAACGGGAGAAATTATCAGGTTTGGATTGATTTTGCAGATTCAGAACTAAACGTGACTATGGCTATTGCAGGAGAAAAAAGACCGAACAGGCCATTGATAAGTATTCCTCTCAACTTATCAAacgttgttgaagatgaaatgtATGTTGGTTTTACTGCAGCCACTGGTCAGTTAGTTCAAAGTCATAACATTTTAGCTTGGAGTTTCAGCAATTCGAATTTTTCTCTTTACAAAGAGTTAATCACAACTGGGCTTCCATCGTTTGTTATACCCAAAGATCCGATTTACAAAACAAAAGGGTTTATAGCAGGTATGACCGTTAGCCTCTTCATTTTCATCGTACTGGTCTCTGTTCTTGCTCTGTTTGTTATCAAACGTAAGAGAAGGATAGCGAAAGAGAAAGACGAAATGGAAGAATGGGAACTTGAGTATTGGCCACATAAGATATCTTATCATGAGATCTTTTCAGGGACGAAAGGGTTTTCAGAGAAGAATGAAATTGGAATGGGTGGAAATGGAAAAGTGTATAAAGGTGTAATCCTAGGAGGGATCGAGGTAGCCGTTAAACAGATCTTTCCAAACGAGAACAATGAAGGGATGAGGGAATTCTTGTCGGAAATCGCTAGCCTTGGGCGGTTGAAACACAGGAATTTAGTGGGATTAAGAGGTTGGTGTAAAAGAGAGAAAGGAAGCTTGATTCTAGTTTATGACTATATGGAAAATGGAAGCTTGgagaagaaaatatttgattcaacgACGTCGTTTCTAGGTTATGAAGATAGGATTAGGGTTTTGAAAGATGTGGCTCATGGTGTCTTGTACTTACATGAAGGTTGGGAAGTTAAAGTCCTTCATAGGGACATTAAATCAAGCAATGTTCTTTTAGACAAAGAAATGAAGGGTAGATTAGGTGACTTTGGGCTAGCTAGAATGCAAGCTAATGGTGAAGTTTCCAACACGACTCGGGTTGTTGGGACAATCGGATACTTAGCCCCAGAGATAGTTAGATCGGGTCGGGCTTCAACTAAAACCGATGTTTTCAGTTTTGGTGTCCTTATTCTGGAAGTCTTATGCGGTCGTAGGCCTACAGAGGAAGGGAAACAACCTTTAGTTGAATGGATATTGGAGATAATGGCGAGAAGAGATGTTTGGAACGCGTTTGACGAGAGGATTAGGGATGCAGTAGAGTTTAATAAGGAGGAAGCTGAAAGGGTGATGGGTTTAGGGTTgatgtgtgtgaatcaagatcCGAGTTTGAGGCCAACAATGAGACAAGTGGTGAAAGTGTTGGATGATCCAATGGATGAGTCCGAGACCGAGGGTTCGGATGTTATTGGTGGTATAGGAATGGGATTGAGAATATCGGTTTTGGGGGATCGAGGTAGTTCGAGGAGTGGGTCGTCGCAACATCCGACGTTTGAGGAGATTAGAGAGGCGATGTCGATTTCTATGTCTCTAACATTGTCCGATGTTAATGTCGATCCTAGATAG
- the LOC124927606 gene encoding uncharacterized protein LOC124927606, whose product MTSVNKSVFKFWETFLQTFKAFDGPAFSVFGIIWVGGKVGVVGVLGLVSVSILGGMGLALAWAVGVVVAVGVVVVLVFVSVLGGMTLALAWAVGVVVVLVFVSVLGGMGLALAWAVGVVVVLVFVSILRGMGLALAWAVGVVVVLGLVFVLGGMGLALAWAVGVVVVLGLDSVF is encoded by the exons ATGACCTCGGTTAACAAATCCGTTTTTAAATTTTGGGAGACTTTTCTGcagacatttaaggcctttgatGGTCCAGCTTTTTCTGTTTTTGGGATAATTTGGGTAGGAGGGAAGGTTGGGGTTGTTGGAGTGCTGGGGTTGGTGTCTGTTTCTATTTtgggaggaatggggttggctttggcttgggcGGTTGGAGTGGTTGTG GCGGTTGGAGTGGTTGTGGTTTTGGTGtttgtttctgttttgggaggaatgacgttggctttggcttgggcGGTTGGAGTGGTTGTGGTTTTGGTGtttgtttctgttttgggaggaatggggttggctttggcttgggcGGTTGGAGTGGTTGTGGTTTTGGTGTTTGTTTCTATTTTgagaggaatggggttggctttggcttgggcGGTTGGAGTGGTTGTGGTTTTGGGGTTGGTTTTTGTTTtgggaggaatggggttggctttggcttgggcGGTTGGAGTGGTTGTGGTTTTGGGGTTGGATTCTGTTTTttga
- the LOC124920971 gene encoding uncharacterized protein LOC124920971: MGMTGKLNKIPARNRILMCGGEYPSNCVIEESDSNSSVMNLSDTVFEFLDENVSPVPTPASNGYREIEDTEENNGDEEDDKAFWDKQHQILRSTLYRTTSLESRIRSTTHESLKELQVTGNYCCCGRSGTGGCRNCLMREVSSRLRLAGFNCVVSKSKWKSSNEIPAGEHTYLGVIEEGKVIVIELNFRGEFEMAKGSEEYKELINKLPEVFVGKIKRLQSLIKMLCLAAKKCMKDKKMHLGPWRRQKYMEAKWLAATATEMLDPATVSRWSEWTGRVARSSMLTVDLVEMLPRMQYAVFAL; the protein is encoded by the exons ATGGGTATGACCGGAAAACTGAACAAGATTCCGGCGAGAAACCGGATTCTTATGTGCGGCGGCGAATACCCATCTAATTGTGTCATCGAGGAATCTGATTCTAACTCCTCTGTTATGAATTTGTCGGACACAGTGTTCGAATTCCTCGATGAAAATGTTTCGCCGGTGCCGACGCCGGCGAGCAACGGCTATCGAGAAATTGAAGATACAGAGGAGAATAATGGTGATGAAGAGGATGATAAAGCGTTTTGGGATAAACAACACCAAATTCTTCGa TCAACGTTATACAGAACAACTTCTCTTGAATCGAGAATCCGTTCCACCACCCACGAATCCCTGAAAGAACTACAGGTGACCGGAAACTACTGTTGTTGTGGCCGGTCGGGGACCGGCGGTTGCAGAAATTGTTTAATGAGAGAAGTTTCCAGTCGGCTGAGACTCGCCGGATTCAATTGTGTTGTTTCGAAATCAAAATGGAAAAGCTCGAATGAAATCCCAGCAGGGGAACATACATATTTGGGTGTAATTGAAGAGGGGAAAGTGATtgtaattgaattgaatttcaGAGGAGAGTTTGAGATGGCGAAAGGAAGTGAAGAATATAAAGAGCTGATTAATAAGTTGCCGGAAGTTTTTGTTGGGAAGATAAAGAGATTACAGAGTTTGATAAAGATGTTGTGTTTAGCTGCTAAGAAATGTATGAAGGATAAAAAGATGCATTTGGGTCCTTGGAGGAGACAGAAATATATGGAAGCTAAGTGGTTGGCGGCGACGGCGACCGAGATGTTGGATCCGGCCACCGTGAGCAGGTGGTCGGAGTGGACTGGTAGGGTGGCTAGGTCATCCATGTTGACTGTTGATTTGGTGGAGATGTTGCCTAGAATGCAATATGCAGTGTTTGCATTATAA